The genomic window AAGCACAAGGAGCGGCTCAAGCAGCTGCGTCTGGAGACGGACGTGCTCACGCTCACCGCCACGCCCATCCCGCGCACGCTGCACATGTCGCTGGCCGGCCTGCGCGACATGACGCTCATGCAGACGCCGCCCCGCGACCGCTCGCCGGTGCTCACCTCGCTCGAACCCTGGGACGACGCGCTCATCGAGGAGGCCATCGCCCGCGAACTCGATCGCGGCGGCCAGGTGTTCTTCGTCCACAATCGCATCGAGACCATCGTGGGCGTGGCCGACCACGTGCAGCGCGTGGCCCCGCGGGCCCGCATCGCCGTGGCCCACGGCCAGATGCCCGAGCGCGCGCTCGAAGAGGTCATGCACCGGTTCGTGAGCGGCGCCGTGGACGTGCTGGTGTCCACGATGATCGTGGAGAGCGGCCTCGACGTGCCCAACGCCAACACGATGTTCGTGAACCGCGCCGATCACTTCGGGCTGGCGCAGCTCTACCAGCTGCGCGGACGCGTGGGCCGGTCGCACCGGCGCGCCCACTGCTACCTGCTCGTGCCCGACATCATGGACCTGGACGCCGAGCGCCGGCTGCGCGTGCTGGAGCACCACACCGAACTGGGCGCCGGCTACCGGATCGCGCTCCGCGACATGGAGATGCGCGGCGCCGGCAACCTGCTGGGCCCCGAGCAGTCGGGGTTCGTGCAGGCGGTGGGGTTCGACCTGTACCTGCGGCTGCTCGACGAGACGGTGCATCACCTGGTCTCGGGCGACGCCGCCCCCAAGCTCGTCCTGGCCGACGTCAACATGGACGTGCCGCACCACCTGCCCGACGACTACGTGGCCTCGCCCGACGCCAAGCTGGACATCTACCGCCGGATCTCCAAGCTGGACTCGGTGGGCGACCTCGAGGCGCTCCGGGACGAGATGCGCGACCGGTTTGGTCCCCTTCCGCCCCCCGCCGCGGCCACGCTGGCGCTGGCCGAACTCCGCCTGTCGGGCGGCGCGCTGGGCGTGGAGAGCATCCTGGTGCGCGGCGACGAAGCGCGTATTACCTTTCATGATTCTGCGGTCCCCCGCATGAAGGGGCTGTCCGCGGCGTTCCACGAAGTGCAGTTCCAGGCGGAAGTCCGTCGCGCGCGTCCGCTCTCCCTCAAGCTCACGCGGTTGGGCGGAGCGTCCATCCTCGACGGTCTGGCGCGCGCCATGCGCAGCCTGGTGTGACGGTCGTCCGCCCTTCTTTCCCCGGAGCATGAGTCAGATGAGAATTCGGTCCCTGTTGGCGCTCGCCGCCGCCGGCGTGGCGGTCACCGCCTGTGCAGGCCTCAAGGAAGCATTCACCGCCCACACGAACGTCGTGGCAACCGCCGGCTCCCAGGAGCTGTCCGTGACCCGCCTCGGCAACCTCGTGGGGCACGCCAAGCTGCAGATCCCGCCCAATCGCGAGGTGTCGGAGATCGTCGCCGGCCTCTGGGTGGACTACCAGCTCCTCGGTGAAGCCGCCGCCAAGGGCGACTCGCTCACCGACAAAAAGGAGATCGACGCCGCCACCAAGAGCTTCACCACGCAGATGCTCCTGCGCCACATGCAGGACGCGATCGACAAGATGCTGGTCAAGGACTCCGCCACCGAAGCCGGCTACAACTCCGGCCTCGACGACGTGTACTCGGCGCGCCACATCCTCTTCCCGTTCCCCCCGGGCGCCACGTCCAAGCAGAAGGACTCGGTGCGCAAGCGCGCCGCCAGCATCCTCCCGCAGGTGAACGACAAGACCTTCGCCGACCTGGCCAAGAAGTACAGCTCCGACGGCTCGGCGGCCCAGGGCGGCGACCTCGGCCCCTTCCTCAAGACCAAGATGGTCCCCGAGTTCGCCAACGCCGTGGCCGCCCTCAAGCCCGGCCAGATCTCGCAGCTCGTGCAGTCGCAGTACGGCTACCACATCGTGCAGCGGCTCACCTACGCCGAGGCCAAGACGGCGTATGACGCGCAGTTCGCGCAGCTGGTGGGCGGCGAGGCCGAGAAGGCCTACCTCGCCAAGGTCGACTCGCAGGCCAACATCCAGGTCAAGGACGGCGCGGTGGTGGCCGCCAAGGCCGCGGCGCTCGACCCCGCGGCGCACCGCAAGGACGACGCGGTCCTCGCCACGTTCAACGGCGGCAAGTTCACCGTGGCCCGGTTCCTCGTGTGGCTGGACGGGTTCCCGCAGCAGCAGCGCATTCCGCAGCAGCTCCAGACGGCGCCCGATTCGCTCATCAAGGGCTTCCTGCACAACCTGGCCACCAACGAGGTGCTGCTCCAGAAGGCGGACAGCATGAAGGTCACGCTCACCCCCGAGGAACAGGCCGGCCTGTACAGCGACTTTGCCAAGGTGGTGTCGCTGAGCTGGCAGGCGTTGGGCATCGATCCCAAGTCGCTCGCCGACAGCGCCAAGTCCACCGGCGACCGCCAGAAGTTGGCGTCGGCCCGCGTGGAAGCCCTGATGGACAACATCATGGCCGGCAAGGCGCAGCCGGTGCCCATTCCCACGCCGCTCAAGGTGTTGCTCGA from Gemmatimonadaceae bacterium includes these protein-coding regions:
- a CDS encoding TRCF domain-containing protein, translated to KHKERLKQLRLETDVLTLTATPIPRTLHMSLAGLRDMTLMQTPPRDRSPVLTSLEPWDDALIEEAIARELDRGGQVFFVHNRIETIVGVADHVQRVAPRARIAVAHGQMPERALEEVMHRFVSGAVDVLVSTMIVESGLDVPNANTMFVNRADHFGLAQLYQLRGRVGRSHRRAHCYLLVPDIMDLDAERRLRVLEHHTELGAGYRIALRDMEMRGAGNLLGPEQSGFVQAVGFDLYLRLLDETVHHLVSGDAAPKLVLADVNMDVPHHLPDDYVASPDAKLDIYRRISKLDSVGDLEALRDEMRDRFGPLPPPAAATLALAELRLSGGALGVESILVRGDEARITFHDSAVPRMKGLSAAFHEVQFQAEVRRARPLSLKLTRLGGASILDGLARAMRSLV
- a CDS encoding peptidylprolyl isomerase; its protein translation is MRIRSLLALAAAGVAVTACAGLKEAFTAHTNVVATAGSQELSVTRLGNLVGHAKLQIPPNREVSEIVAGLWVDYQLLGEAAAKGDSLTDKKEIDAATKSFTTQMLLRHMQDAIDKMLVKDSATEAGYNSGLDDVYSARHILFPFPPGATSKQKDSVRKRAASILPQVNDKTFADLAKKYSSDGSAAQGGDLGPFLKTKMVPEFANAVAALKPGQISQLVQSQYGYHIVQRLTYAEAKTAYDAQFAQLVGGEAEKAYLAKVDSQANIQVKDGAVVAAKAAALDPAAHRKDDAVLATFNGGKFTVARFLVWLDGFPQQQRIPQQLQTAPDSLIKGFLHNLATNEVLLQKADSMKVTLTPEEQAGLYSDFAKVVSLSWQALGIDPKSLADSAKSTGDRQKLASARVEALMDNIMAGKAQPVPIPTPLKVLLESKYDWKVNAAGLDRATELARTLRATDDSTKAANQPKSQVPLPGSPVPTPAPAAPPVKKP